The following are encoded together in the Microterricola viridarii genome:
- a CDS encoding aldehyde dehydrogenase family protein, which translates to MHNYDTLLAAITPQGGTTREVHDPATGALIGTAPVQDVAALDAVIDRAVAAQPGWAALGDEERRGYLHRAADAIEAAAEPLAELLSREQGKPLNGPNARFEVSACAIWLRTAADTPMPVEVLVDDGESYAEMHYRPIGVVGAITPWNWPMMIAIWQIAPSLRMGNAVVAKPAETTTLSGLALVAVMNEVLPAGVLNIVAGPGRTVGDALTKSPLVGKIMFTGSTGVGKRIIEASANNITRLTLELGGNDAGIVLPDVDPAAIAADLFWGAFINTGQTCAALKRLYVHDSVYEQVVEHLVAFAKDVPMGVGLDEQNVLGPLQNRGQYDIVHRLVESAKASGARVVLGGDPDHDAVGNFYPTTIVADIDPHNDLVVEEQFGPALPVIRYTDLDEVLGLANELEFGLGASVWSSDRDAARQIAARLQAGTVWINSHGGLHPMVPFGGAKQSGYGREFGVEGLKAVAEPQVVSG; encoded by the coding sequence ATGCACAACTACGACACACTTCTCGCGGCGATCACGCCCCAGGGGGGCACGACTCGCGAGGTCCACGATCCCGCGACTGGCGCGCTGATCGGCACCGCCCCGGTGCAGGATGTCGCCGCCCTCGACGCGGTGATCGACCGCGCGGTCGCCGCGCAGCCGGGCTGGGCCGCGCTCGGCGACGAGGAGCGTCGCGGTTATCTGCACCGTGCGGCCGACGCGATCGAGGCCGCGGCTGAGCCGCTCGCCGAGTTGCTCTCTCGCGAGCAGGGCAAGCCGCTGAACGGTCCGAACGCGCGCTTCGAGGTGTCGGCCTGCGCCATCTGGCTCCGCACCGCCGCTGACACCCCGATGCCGGTCGAGGTGCTCGTCGACGACGGCGAGAGCTACGCCGAGATGCACTACCGGCCGATCGGCGTCGTCGGCGCGATCACCCCGTGGAACTGGCCCATGATGATCGCCATCTGGCAGATTGCGCCGTCGCTGCGCATGGGCAACGCCGTCGTGGCGAAGCCGGCCGAGACCACGACCCTCTCCGGACTGGCCCTCGTCGCGGTGATGAACGAGGTGCTGCCTGCCGGCGTGCTGAACATCGTCGCCGGCCCCGGCCGCACGGTCGGTGACGCGCTCACGAAGAGCCCGCTGGTCGGCAAGATCATGTTCACCGGCTCGACCGGCGTCGGTAAGCGCATCATCGAGGCGAGCGCCAACAACATCACCCGTCTGACCCTCGAGCTCGGCGGCAACGATGCCGGCATCGTGCTGCCGGATGTGGACCCGGCGGCGATCGCCGCCGACCTGTTCTGGGGCGCGTTCATCAACACCGGCCAGACCTGCGCAGCGCTGAAGCGCCTGTACGTGCACGACTCGGTCTACGAGCAGGTGGTCGAGCACCTCGTCGCCTTCGCCAAGGACGTACCGATGGGCGTCGGGCTCGACGAGCAGAACGTTTTGGGCCCGCTGCAGAACCGTGGCCAGTACGACATCGTGCACCGCCTGGTGGAGTCGGCCAAGGCCTCGGGCGCGCGCGTCGTGCTCGGCGGCGACCCCGACCATGACGCCGTCGGCAACTTCTATCCGACGACGATCGTCGCCGACATCGACCCGCACAACGACCTCGTGGTCGAGGAGCAGTTCGGCCCGGCGCTGCCGGTGATCCGGTACACCGACCTCGACGAGGTGCTCGGGCTCGCCAACGAGCTCGAATTCGGCCTCGGCGCCTCCGTCTGGTCGTCCGACCGCGATGCGGCCCGCCAGATCGCGGCCCGCCTGCAGGCGGGCACCGTCTGGATCAACTCGCACGGCGGGCTGCACCCGATGGTGCCCTTCGGCGGCGCCAAGCAGTCCGGCTACGGCCGCGAGTTCGGCGTCGAGGGCCTGAAGGCCGTCGCGGAGCCGCAGGTCGTCAGCGGCTAG
- a CDS encoding ABC transporter ATP-binding protein codes for MSATDKPLLEVSDLVVDYGTRRKPVRVLHEVSLTVNAGECLGLVGESGSGKSTLGKAVLGLVPVAGGRISFDGRDITHAKRRERRELAADIQVVFQDPYGSLDPLMTVGDILAEPLATAGTGRREAKAAVAEMLDRVELPSHVLDRYPSEFSGGQRQRIAIARALVRRPKLIICDEPVSALDLTTQATILDLLIELQRDTGVSYLFVSHDLGVVRRVCHRVAVMYRGNLVETGDGEQVTRAPEHPYSTRLLMASPVADPVGQAERRRAWLELRQEQAAV; via the coding sequence ATGAGCGCGACCGACAAGCCCCTGCTCGAGGTGTCCGACCTCGTCGTCGACTACGGCACGCGGCGCAAGCCCGTGCGTGTGCTGCACGAGGTGTCCCTCACGGTGAACGCCGGCGAGTGCCTCGGCCTGGTCGGCGAGTCCGGGTCAGGCAAATCCACCCTCGGCAAGGCCGTTCTCGGGCTGGTGCCGGTGGCCGGCGGCCGGATCAGCTTCGACGGTCGCGACATCACCCACGCGAAACGGCGTGAGCGGCGCGAGCTCGCCGCCGACATCCAGGTGGTGTTCCAAGACCCGTACGGTTCGCTGGACCCGCTGATGACGGTCGGGGATATCCTCGCCGAGCCGCTTGCCACCGCCGGCACGGGTCGGCGCGAGGCGAAGGCCGCGGTCGCCGAGATGTTGGACAGGGTCGAGCTGCCCTCGCACGTGCTCGACCGCTACCCGAGCGAGTTCTCCGGCGGCCAGCGGCAGCGCATCGCGATCGCCAGGGCGCTCGTGCGCCGTCCGAAGCTCATCATCTGCGACGAGCCTGTCAGCGCGCTTGACCTCACTACTCAGGCGACGATCCTCGACCTGCTGATCGAGCTGCAGCGCGACACCGGGGTCTCCTACCTCTTCGTCTCGCACGACCTGGGCGTCGTGCGCCGGGTCTGCCACCGGGTGGCCGTGATGTACCGCGGCAACCTCGTCGAGACCGGCGACGGCGAGCAGGTCACCCGGGCGCCGGAGCACCCGTACAGCACCCGCCTGCTGATGGCCTCTCCCGTGGCCGACCCGGTCGGGCAGGCCGAGCGCCGCCGGGCCTGGCTGGAGCTACGGCAGGAGCAGGCGGCCGTGTGA